The following proteins are co-located in the Sandaracinaceae bacterium genome:
- a CDS encoding HupE/UreJ family protein: MSRRPLAFAPAALILLGIFASPARAHLGSTKYLHVEPAADGRSVAVRVSLETVDAAMQLGLGEEAPAAAVLARASDLQAWLVAGITVRGAAPCVGRAEAPQEELRDARSFIRVQLRFECEGAAGEPLTLRDDTVFPDDRQHEALVYLEGRAEGAAVLRTGQRELALGGPPRTPSDLALTFVWEGMLHFALGYDHVLFLLSLLLGVGLGVGARPPFRNVLRDLAWLVTAFTLGHSVTLALAALEIVVLPSQPVEIAIAASIVAVALHTCFVPRGRRVLPYVAGVFGLIHGFGFSSVLRELGLPAEDTVLALVSFNVGIELAQLAFVALAIGPLLAAAKQPVAYERWLVRGGSLAIAAMASFWVVERVLGG; the protein is encoded by the coding sequence GTGTCTCGCCGGCCCCTCGCCTTTGCGCCCGCTGCCTTGATTCTGCTGGGGATCTTCGCCTCGCCCGCGCGCGCTCATTTGGGCAGCACCAAATACCTACATGTGGAGCCCGCTGCCGATGGGCGCTCCGTAGCTGTGCGTGTGTCCCTCGAGACGGTGGACGCCGCCATGCAGCTGGGCCTCGGCGAGGAGGCTCCGGCCGCAGCCGTGCTGGCCCGCGCGAGCGACCTGCAGGCCTGGCTCGTGGCCGGCATCACCGTGCGGGGGGCAGCGCCCTGCGTGGGCCGCGCCGAGGCCCCGCAAGAGGAGCTGCGCGACGCCCGCTCCTTCATCCGGGTGCAGCTGCGCTTCGAGTGCGAGGGCGCCGCGGGAGAGCCGCTCACGCTGCGCGACGACACGGTCTTCCCGGACGATCGCCAGCACGAGGCGTTGGTGTACCTGGAGGGCCGCGCCGAGGGGGCCGCCGTGCTGCGCACCGGGCAGCGCGAGCTGGCGCTCGGAGGGCCGCCACGCACGCCCAGCGACCTGGCGCTCACGTTCGTGTGGGAGGGCATGCTGCACTTCGCCCTGGGCTACGACCACGTGCTGTTCCTGCTGTCGCTGCTGCTCGGCGTGGGGCTGGGCGTGGGCGCGCGGCCGCCGTTCCGCAACGTTCTGCGCGACCTCGCCTGGTTGGTCACGGCGTTCACGCTGGGCCACAGCGTGACCCTGGCGCTGGCCGCGCTCGAGATCGTGGTGCTGCCCTCGCAACCGGTGGAGATCGCCATCGCCGCGTCCATCGTGGCCGTGGCGCTGCACACGTGCTTCGTGCCGCGCGGTCGGCGCGTGCTGCCCTATGTGGCTGGCGTTTTCGGGCTCATCCACGGCTTCGGCTTCAGCTCCGTGCTGCGCGAGCTGGGCCTGCCCGCCGAGGACACCGTGCTGGCGCTCGTCTCGTTCAACGTGGGCATCGAGCTGGCTCAGCTGGCCTTCGTGGCGCTGGCCATCGGGCCCCTGTTGGCCGCGGCCAAGCAGCCGGTGGCCTACGAGCGCTGGCTGGTGCGGGGTGGGTCGCTCGCGATAGCCGCGATGGCCAGCTTCTGGGTGGTCGAGCGCGTGCTCGGCGGTTGA